A region from the Dysidea avara chromosome 15, odDysAvar1.4, whole genome shotgun sequence genome encodes:
- the LOC136245482 gene encoding probable tyrosine-protein kinase DDB_G0283397, whose protein sequence is MSVIMKQLSTEEKKKVLTAVRNSDINFLKQRHSIGVDLTNVIVSESNITLLHEAAYNGHYEVASFLLDNGAAVNAVINESKWTPLHWAADSGHTNIVTLLVNKGANVNMKDQWDRTPLRMAADKQHIDVVDYFINKVGMDTTQYDKECQQLITKLLEKKKVRSLGHPGSTLAKSEQVPPSPGYQRKAVSQLIEDDVTLLREQVYQLQTTYNKQLTTMMETLRKEFEDKLTTVSQKTGHLIKNNVLLQDQLTLTLQQLSGIQSMIIASRLWVISQDEIAIGEEIGRGAWATVHETKFRGAKVAAKCLHYIITSPKTEELFQREMETALMCQHPNIVTFLGATLEGPPVILMELMDTNLRDAYTKDHIKQNQTPQIFRDMAHALHFLHTRPDPVVHRDVSSANVLLKLLYNGDWLAKLGDLGTAKIQQQAATPGPGAIAYGAPEVADPSRHSPKMDVYSFGVVIIEVLTRHHPFQQVDQLKTQVKQHHPQYYKLVTSCTKLEPDDRPTMYDVVNLLKN, encoded by the exons ATGTCCGTGATAATGAAGCAACTGTCCACG gaGGAGAAGAAGAAGGTATTAACAGCAGTGAGAAACTCTGACATTAACTTTTTGAAACAACGTCATTCCATCGGTGTGGATCTAACCAATGTGATTGTCAGTGAG AGCAACATTACTCTATTACATGAAGCAGCATATAATGGTCACTATGAGGTGGCCTCCTTCCTGCTTGACAATGGAGCTGCAGTTAATGCTGTGATCAAT GAGAGTAAGTGGACACCACTACACTGGGCTGCTGATAGTGGACACACAAACATTGTAACATTATTAGTGAATAAAGGAGCTAATGTTAACATGAAGGATCAG TGGGATCGTACACCACTGAGGATGGCAGCAGACAAACAACACATCGATGTGGTGGACTACTTCATCAACAAAGTTGGCATGGACACCACACAGTATGATAAG GAGTGTCAACAGTTGATTACTAAACTGTTGGAGAAGAAGAAAGTGAGGTCTCTTGGTCACCCTGGATCAACCTTAGCTAAGTCTGAACAAG ttcCACCTTCTCCCGGCTATCAAAGAAAAGCTGTTAGTCAACTAATAGAAGATGATGTTACTCTACTAAGGGAACAGGTTTACCAGCTACAAACCACTTACAATAAACAGCTGACCACAATGATGGAAACATTGCGAAAAGAATTTGAAGACAAACTGACTACTGTCTCACAAAAAACAGGCCACTTGATAAAGAATAATGTTCTTTTACAGGACCAGCTCACACTCACACTACAACAATTGTCAGGAATACAATCCATGATTATTGCTAGCAGGCTATGGGTCATATCTCAGGATGAAATTGCTATTGGAGAAGAAATTGGCCGAGGAGCATGGGCTACTGTGCATGAAACTAAGTTCCGAGGAGCTAAAGTTGCTGCTAAGTGTTTACACTATATAATCACTTCTCCAAAAACTGAAGAATTATTCCAACGAGAGATGGAAACTGCTCTCATGTGCCAGCACCcaaacattgtcacattttTAGGAGCCACACTGGAAGGTCCTCCTGTAATCTTAATGGAACTAATGGATACCAACTTGAGAGATGCTTACACTAAAGATCATATCAAACAAAATCAAACTCCTCAGATCTTCAGAGACATGGCTCATGCTCTTCACTTCTTACACACCAGACCAGACCCTGTAGTCCACCGTGATGTGAGCAGTGCTAATGTATTACTGAAGTTACTCTATAATGGTGACTGGCTGGCCAAACTGGGTGACTTGGGTACtgccaagatacaacaacaagcAGCTACACCAGGTCCTGGAGCTATTGCTTATGGTGCTCCTGAAGTAGCTGATCCTAGTCGTCACTCACCCAAGATGGATGTGTATAGCTTTGGAGTTGTGATTATTGAGGTATTAACTAGACATCACCCGTTCCAACAAGTTGATCAACTAAAGACACAGGTCAAACAACATCATCCCCAATATTATAAACTAGTTACCAGTTGTACTAAACTAGAACCAGATGACCGACCAACAATGTATGATGTAGTGAACCTTTTAAAAAACTAG